One genomic window of Erinaceus europaeus chromosome 7, mEriEur2.1, whole genome shotgun sequence includes the following:
- the ARL11 gene encoding ADP-ribosylation factor-like protein 11: MGSVNSRGSKAEAQVVMMGLDSAGKTTLLYKMKGHQVVETLPTVGFNVEPLEAPGHVSLTLWDIGGQTQLRASWKDHLEGTDALVYVLDSTDEARLPEAMAELMEVLDSPCMVGVPVLVLANKQEAPGALSLLEIRDRLGLEQLQDCCWELRACSALTGAGLPEALQSLGKLLKSHRSCR, encoded by the coding sequence ATGGGCTCTGTGAATTCCCGAGGGTCCAAGGCAGAAGCCCAGGTGGTGATGATGGGCCTGGACTCAGCAGGCAAGACGACACTTCTGTACAAAATGAAGGGCCACCAGGTGGTGGAGACCCTCCCCACTGTTGGTTTTAATGTGGAGCCTCTTGAAGCCCCAGGACATGTGTCGCTGACGCTCTGGGACATTGGGGGACAGACCCAGCTCAGAGCCAGTTGGAAGGACCATCTAGAAGGCACAGATGCACTGGTGTATGTGCTGGATAGCACAGATGAGGCTCGCCTGCCTGAGGCAATGGCTGAACTCATGGAGGTCCTGGACAGCCCCTGCATGGTGGGTGTCCCTGTCCTGGTGCTAGCCAACAAGCAGGAGGCGCCCGGGGCTCTGTCATTGCTTGAGatcagagacaggctgggcctGGAGCAACtgcaggattgttgctgggagcTCCGGGCCTGCAGTGCCCTTACAGGTGCAGGTCTACCGGAGGCCTTGCAGAGCTTGGGAAAGCTCCTGAAATCCCACAGAAGTTGCAGGTGA